DNA sequence from the Cucumis melo cultivar AY chromosome 6, USDA_Cmelo_AY_1.0, whole genome shotgun sequence genome:
TCTATAAAAGAATCAGCAAACGACACTTTGGCAGGCCTATCAACTCCAAATACAACATCCCTTTTCTGAAGACGCTTGAAGGCATCCATAGCATCTGAACGAGATGAAAATTCCAAAAAGGCAAATCCACGATTTGATCCTTCATTATTACTATCTTCTACCAGTGTCAGATCCTCAACATTATCAACTCCATAATGTTTCAACTTCTCCTTCAGCTGGATCCATATACATTTTATCATAATGTCAGGATATTCATAACTCCTCGTTACAAAAAAAAACTCACTGATCAATAGAATTTGATAAATCCACTAACTTACAGCATCCTTTTTCCATGTCTTGCATATGTTACCAAGAAAAAGGGTGTCGCTGTCTTGACTTGGAGTCACACCACATTGTTTACCATTAATCTGGAATTTCATTAATTGAGATAAAATAAACTTGAGGTATGTCCAAATCTTACCGTTGCCTTAAGTAAATATGAAAGGATTAAAAATAAAGCTTAAATACCACAGGATTCTTCAGCTCTGACACAGCTCGTTTTGCCTCTTCCACAGTAGCAAAACGTAAGAATGCAAAACCTTTGTTCTTCTTTGTCTGCGGATTCATCATTAGCCTGACTTCAGTGACTTCACCAACTGCACTGAAAACTTTCTTCAAATCCTCCTCTTTTACATCCTTGTCCAAGCCACCAACAAACACTTCAAACTCCTTGCGTTTACGCCTCTCTTTAACAACTTCATGATGCTCATCCTCATCGGCATCAACCATGCCAGCGTGCTCATGGTCTTCGCCACCTTGTTGATCATCATCCTCCCCCTCAAGATCCTCCTGAGCATCCTCAACATCCTCTTCAACCATATCACCTTCCTCATCGCCCACATTATCCTCGGGCTCACCCTCTCCATCTACCACTTCCTGAACATCCTCCTgctcaatttctttttcatcATACTCAAACCCTCCATCCTCTTCAGGTTCTGATTCGGGATCGTTATCTTCAAGATCCAAGCGCTCGTCCTTCCCATATTCTTCATCctttacttcttcttcttctgaaaCGAGATGTAGATTGAAGATCTATCCCGGTCAACAAACTCACTCGAGAAAACACACCGGGTATATTAAAAATTAAGAGCCAAAACGTAGTACTGAAACTTGGCATAGAAAAACGTTCAGCTTCTAGTCAAGATGCGGAAACATTATACAAACATAACTCAAACTATTAGATAGGGATATGATGGCAATTTAAGACAATGAAATTCCCAAAAAAACATATTTAACTCGCATCGCACGTACAAAATAAGAACCCCAACAATTACTAACCCTAACCGCGACGTGCCCGAATTCAGAGGACAGTACTTACTTTTAGGAGGAACAGATTGTTTCGAATCCGATCTGACTTCGTGCGAAGATTCGACCTCCCCAACGTCTACAGCAATCGGCTGTTTCTCCTCGACAACTACCGGTTTATTCTGAATAACAGGCTTATCTTCTACAACAGGGCTTTTTTCCTGAACCGCGACTTCCTCGCGAAGCTCCTTGGTTTCAACCTCGACCACCGAGACCTCCTCAACCTTCGCCGTCTCTTCCGCAACCTCCCTTTCCGCCGGCTGATCTTGTTTCTTGGGCGTCCCTCTGGTAGTCCTTCCACCTCTCTTCGCTCCCGCAGATGCCGAGCCTCTCTTTACCGTCCTTGGAGGCATCTCGAGGAATTCGCAGAATAGATCTGAAACGTTGAAGATGAAAGAAACCCTAGAAAAACTCTAGATATGGCAAATCGCAAGAAATGTTGAAGATTGAAATGAAGAAACCCTAGAGAGGAAGAAATATTGGAATTTGAGAATATATAGAGCGGTGGAAAATTAGAAACCCTAACGAGGACGTGATTTATATAAGCCAATAGGGTTCACTTGTCTAGTTCACTCAGACCATGCGTTACCGTGTGAGCGTTTTTATAACCGTCTAATGGCGCGTGTAAAGCGCGTATGATATGATTGATTGTGTTAAATATTTTCTTCTTAGTCTTTTTATCTTCGTTTTCGAAATAAGTTAAAATAAATGCGTTTGCAGCGTTGCTTTTGCCATTAGGGTATagtatttgttttattgttttcaaaagaaataaaaacagcCAATGACATTTCTTGCTTTGACATTTACTTTTTACAATCTTCTATTGTTTctataatttttcaattaaaaagaTGAGATTTATGTCTCACTTTGTTTCAACCAATAAAACAAATcggaaaatgaaaaaaaatagacaaattatttaattttgtaacaaaatcaaatctAGTAAATTTTTATCTTTTGTGATTTTTTACGTTAAAAAATGAATAGTTTGTATTCTTTTCATTATTATCGAAGAAACCacaaaatatttgattttattcaAAAGGAAAGCATGgttttttaaagatattaaactATTTTCCTTAACCTTTTCAAATTATTCCATAGAAACAAAAGTTTtcacaattttaatttttaagttacaaaaataaagaatattaaaagtTTATTTCAGTTGATTATATCTAAAataacaattattttaaaatatatcatAATCCAAAATGAAACCTTACTTTATCGAACAAACCATGGATGTTGCTTATGACCAACTAAAACTTATGCGACCACTAATATTATCACTTTTTTGTAGTACACCAAATTAAAATAaggattaaaaaaaacatataatgttagatTGCCAAATATTCAAACATTCGATCGTGAAGGGCTAAGTCAACTTGATTCCATTATTTGTCTTTAGTATATGTTCATTCACGCCGATACACGTACGAATATTAGGAATATTTGGTTTAAGTTGATGCACTCATCCCTACAAATTTTCAATGATATCACTCctaaaatattttggtttaaaatttgaatggtttaatGTAAAATATTATGGTATTTTTAAACGTTTTCCAAGATACAATTGGTTTCaagaatatttacaaaaaacggtgttgatttttttaaagactaaatacattttcttttttgtcttaTTGTATTCAAAACCTAACGAgccaaaaaaagagaaaaatcaatTTCTGCAAGTATTCTTCGAACCCTAAATCCGAGTTAAAACTTTTAAATGATACAGCTCAAAACATATTTGTACGCGGTTTAATGTTAGGGCCTGAAAGTGTATAAATTGAAACCCAACtcttattttccatttttgcaCACAATTTAAAGTTATGAAATATAAATCTGATGGTTAGGTTGGGGCTAATATGTGTTATTTTGTTTGAATATCAGATCAAAATTAAAAGTATTTATCTCATAAtcaataattaaagaaaaaa
Encoded proteins:
- the LOC103483455 gene encoding uncharacterized protein LOC103483455 produces the protein MPPRTVKRGSASAGAKRGGRTTRGTPKKQDQPAEREVAEETAKVEEVSVVEVETKELREEVAVQEKSPVVEDKPVIQNKPVVVEEKQPIAVDVGEVESSHEVRSDSKQSVPPKKEEEVKDEEYGKDERLDLEDNDPESEPEEDGGFEYDEKEIEQEDVQEVVDGEGEPEDNVGDEEGDMVEEDVEDAQEDLEGEDDDQQGGEDHEHAGMVDADEDEHHEVVKERRKRKEFEVFVGGLDKDVKEEDLKKVFSAVGEVTEVRLMMNPQTKKNKGFAFLRFATVEEAKRAVSELKNPVINGKQCGVTPSQDSDTLFLGNICKTWKKDALKEKLKHYGVDNVEDLTLVEDSNNEGSNRGFAFLEFSSRSDAMDAFKRLQKRDVVFGVDRPAKVSFADSFIDPGDEIMAQVKTVFVDSLPASWDEEFVRGLLKKYGEIEKIELARNMPSAKRKDFGFVTFDTHDAAVSCAKSINNSELGEGDSKAKVRARLSRPLQRGKGKHASRADYWPGRTTGRVRGSWARPAPRSIPIRGVRGVGSHLPPVSVKRPSGVRDRRPVIAVPPRGRPVAAVARSYDRGPPVASYSKSSLKREYGRREELHPSRSRMLVDYASRVVPERNPSYRDEYASRAAAFSDPPRRDAPRRAYVDDGYSRRFERPPPPSYRDVRARDYDALIGSKRPYSSMSDVPPAYADAGVRQSRSRLDYDYGTGASQYGDAYDSRIGRSNIGGYDSRSSISGSFSSDVGMYSSSYGGEYMTRGSNVGGSSSYSSMYPGRSVGGSSYMGSGGSGSYY